A single window of Candidatus Poribacteria bacterium DNA harbors:
- a CDS encoding TonB-dependent receptor, which yields MKLKFVIVLFAFTTMSIPVLAQIGDIQGTVYQQSTGRPLAAADVRITETDQSQKTDENGIFRFTELPEGTHTFVVTHPLEPVPTEISVDISSGDTIEVKIHLGPAFKLETVVVEGRRLPPTVSRTEIRGSELLRIPGTTNDALKGLMTLPSIGIPNDYFGILYIRGSGPGDTIYYLDGTPFGYPFHYGGLVSTINSDIIEDIHIYAGGYGAEFGLDSQTVLDIHSRDRTDKRRLSGKFNLNVLYSEGMLERRIGDKGYFHAAGRRSYFDFIAGVFLEDLVWPYFSDYQVKFVYELTKKHHLTVNAFGTNDHFHIRPSATVISDFSAYFKNGFEAQGIHLRSEFTENLTSNISFTHAFTFLNTDFEAIFGQSFLTEVDGRKIESKLISERSIYNNIKVNVPIYTLRGDVFYQLTSKFQFEPGLLFTFSPANSFGDRGIIYEGLTDSDIFSILHEDEELVNSDNEFYKIIRPEADRDEFWYDFQRSEGYLQGRYDPLSFLSLALGMRFDYFNLTEELSVQPRGSLSVKLSNNATLRFAYGIYEQSPLAYQVLAENGNRDLKSSTANHYIMEFKHDVSSQTELKLATYYKGIRDLVTASQTEHVNNVDAQIAPNYLNQGTGFIGGAEAFLRHRVNEKFFGWFSYTWTHREQRTHPAAPYEPHIFDNTHIISLVGNYSISPTLEIGGKWQYSSGTTGAHVSEILLIQDPITRGMQPIFTDVQGVAEIPLALLPSYHRLDLRVSKTWNRKGWQIGGFIEILNAYNRKNTIKFYNPAGDDVQEAPQLPIIPYIGLTIEF from the coding sequence ATGAAACTAAAATTTGTCATAGTTCTGTTTGCGTTCACCACCATGTCCATACCCGTTCTTGCACAAATCGGCGATATTCAAGGAACCGTCTATCAACAAAGCACAGGAAGACCTCTCGCAGCTGCTGATGTCCGCATTACCGAAACCGACCAGAGTCAAAAAACCGACGAAAACGGTATCTTTCGCTTCACAGAACTTCCCGAAGGCACCCATACTTTTGTCGTTACCCATCCGCTTGAACCCGTACCTACAGAAATCTCCGTTGACATCAGCAGTGGTGATACTATCGAAGTCAAAATACATCTCGGACCAGCCTTTAAACTCGAAACAGTCGTAGTAGAAGGACGACGGCTTCCACCGACGGTGAGTCGCACGGAAATCCGTGGCAGTGAACTCCTACGCATCCCCGGCACCACCAACGACGCTCTCAAAGGATTGATGACGCTCCCAAGCATCGGTATCCCAAACGATTATTTCGGCATCCTCTACATTCGCGGCAGTGGTCCTGGAGATACCATTTACTACCTTGACGGAACACCTTTCGGTTATCCTTTTCACTACGGTGGACTCGTTTCAACAATCAACTCTGACATCATTGAGGACATTCATATATACGCCGGTGGTTACGGTGCCGAATTCGGGTTAGATTCACAGACTGTACTTGACATCCACTCCCGCGACCGGACAGACAAACGGAGGCTGAGCGGCAAATTTAACCTTAACGTTCTTTATTCCGAAGGAATGCTTGAACGTAGAATCGGCGATAAAGGCTACTTTCACGCCGCCGGAAGGCGGAGTTATTTTGATTTCATTGCTGGAGTGTTTCTTGAAGATTTGGTGTGGCCCTACTTCTCCGATTATCAAGTCAAATTTGTCTATGAACTTACCAAAAAACATCATCTCACCGTCAATGCCTTTGGAACAAACGACCACTTTCATATCAGACCAAGTGCTACAGTGATATCTGATTTTTCTGCGTACTTCAAAAACGGTTTTGAGGCACAAGGTATCCATCTCCGTTCAGAGTTCACTGAAAACCTAACATCTAACATCTCTTTCACCCACGCCTTCACTTTTCTTAATACGGATTTTGAGGCAATTTTCGGTCAATCTTTCTTAACGGAGGTGGATGGCAGAAAAATAGAATCAAAACTTATATCCGAAAGATCCATATACAACAACATAAAAGTTAATGTTCCAATCTATACACTCCGTGGAGATGTCTTTTACCAGCTAACGTCTAAGTTCCAATTTGAACCAGGACTGCTCTTCACATTTAGCCCAGCAAATAGTTTTGGAGACCGAGGCATAATATATGAAGGGTTAACCGATTCAGATATATTTTCCATATTGCATGAAGATGAAGAATTGGTAAACAGCGATAACGAGTTCTATAAGATAATCCGCCCTGAGGCAGATCGCGATGAATTCTGGTACGATTTTCAACGCTCAGAAGGGTATCTACAGGGACGATACGATCCACTCTCATTTCTGTCGCTCGCGCTTGGTATGCGGTTCGACTATTTTAATCTAACGGAGGAACTCTCCGTTCAACCGCGCGGAAGTCTGAGTGTAAAACTTTCTAATAACGCCACACTCCGCTTTGCTTACGGGATTTATGAACAGAGTCCTTTAGCGTATCAGGTCCTTGCCGAGAATGGAAATAGAGACTTAAAATCCAGCACTGCGAACCACTATATTATGGAGTTTAAACACGATGTTTCATCACAGACAGAACTCAAACTCGCAACCTATTACAAAGGCATACGGGACTTAGTAACGGCAAGTCAAACCGAACACGTTAATAATGTTGACGCGCAAATTGCGCCTAATTATCTTAATCAGGGCACAGGATTTATCGGTGGTGCAGAGGCATTCCTGCGGCACCGTGTTAATGAAAAATTCTTCGGTTGGTTCTCTTACACATGGACACATAGGGAGCAGCGCACACATCCCGCTGCACCTTATGAACCACACATCTTTGATAACACACACATTATCAGTCTCGTCGGTAACTATAGCATCAGCCCAACTTTAGAGATTGGGGGGAAGTGGCAGTATTCAAGCGGGACAACCGGTGCGCATGTAAGCGAAATCCTTCTGATCCAAGACCCGATAACACGCGGCATGCAACCTATTTTCACTGATGTTCAGGGCGTGGCGGAAATACCTTTGGCATTGTTACCCTCCTATCACCGATTAGATCTGCGTGTGAGTAAAACTTGGAATCGTAAAGGATGGCAAATAGGTGGATTTATTGAGATTCTGAATGCCTACAATCGTAAAAATACTATCAAGTTTTATAATCCAGCGGGTGACGATGTACAGGAAGCACCCCAACTTCCTATCATTCCCTACATCGGCTTGACAATTGAGTTCTGA